A part of Planococcus sp. MB-3u-03 genomic DNA contains:
- a CDS encoding catalase family peroxidase, producing MEANQQEQQAVNQIEEVFGEHKGYRRAHARGAGYKGLFEGSGEAVELTDAAHFQNAKITVLVRFSHFSPDPTWADAMSPVKGMAVQFKIGPEEVTNIVSVTSRVFFTRSPERFVEMLEVSRSFQKGRPKLGELAELLTDFPEVRAMFSSVKKMTVPESFATGIYHSIHAFYFEKKGKRQAVKYLFEPEAGEDKRSLKDMKDLPFGYYEQELAERIARSPASFKLYAIIGEAGDPTDDPTRDWPKDRERVYLGRLTIEAPEAEAEQALYDPTVMTAGISCSDDPILQFRRGAYRHSYEKRIAENEGTKKH from the coding sequence ATGGAAGCCAATCAACAAGAACAACAGGCAGTCAACCAGATCGAAGAAGTCTTCGGTGAGCATAAAGGCTATCGGCGTGCGCATGCCAGGGGTGCGGGATATAAAGGGCTATTCGAAGGAAGCGGGGAGGCCGTCGAATTGACCGATGCTGCGCATTTTCAAAACGCAAAGATAACGGTGCTTGTGCGCTTTTCCCATTTCTCGCCGGATCCCACTTGGGCGGATGCCATGTCGCCAGTCAAAGGCATGGCAGTCCAATTCAAGATCGGGCCGGAAGAGGTGACGAATATCGTGTCGGTGACTTCACGGGTGTTCTTTACCCGTTCGCCGGAACGTTTCGTGGAGATGCTTGAAGTGTCCCGCTCTTTTCAAAAGGGCCGCCCGAAATTGGGGGAGCTGGCAGAGCTGTTGACGGACTTTCCTGAGGTGCGGGCGATGTTTTCAAGCGTGAAGAAAATGACGGTGCCCGAAAGTTTTGCGACGGGCATCTATCATTCGATCCATGCTTTCTACTTTGAAAAGAAAGGAAAAAGGCAAGCGGTCAAATATCTATTCGAGCCGGAGGCGGGCGAAGACAAGCGATCGTTGAAGGATATGAAAGACCTGCCTTTCGGGTACTACGAACAGGAATTGGCAGAGCGGATTGCGCGCAGCCCTGCATCTTTTAAACTGTATGCCATTATCGGTGAAGCAGGCGACCCGACGGATGATCCGACGCGCGACTGGCCGAAAGACCGTGAACGTGTCTATCTCGGTCGATTGACCATCGAAGCGCCTGAAGCTGAAGCCGAACAAGCGCTATACGACCCGACTGTAATGACCGCAGGAATCAGCTGTTCGGATGACCCGATCCTTCAGTTCCGCCGGGGAGCATACCGGCATTCCTATGAAAAACGAATAGCCGAAAATGAAGGAACCAAGAAACACTAG
- a CDS encoding MBL fold metallo-hydrolase, whose protein sequence is MKKTMWLAVLLLGLMGCVPLGEPANPKPAEPEQGAAPEQPGGLAVHYIDVGQGSAAYLEWDGYSMLIDAGDWNASDVLMYLDKLEVEKIDIAVGTHPDADHIGQLARVIETYEVGEVWMSGNPSSSNTFIRTLEAVDEAGIPYEEPRRGDEYEIGLLEIEVLHPEELSGDTNGDSLSFRISYGETAFIFTGDADIQAEQEMVASNLPLEADILLMGHHGSNTSTDLEFLQAVEPDVAIYSAGIDNPYGHPYAEVLASVENEGAEVYGTDVNGTIVVETDGQEYSVETDREGIAKEGSNRCVDINGASTAELSELTGIGEALAEAIIDERPFETLDDLTRVSGIGEGKLAGLKEQGLACVGE, encoded by the coding sequence ATGAAAAAGACAATGTGGCTCGCCGTTTTGCTGCTGGGTTTAATGGGCTGCGTGCCGCTCGGTGAACCGGCTAACCCGAAACCGGCGGAACCGGAACAGGGCGCAGCGCCAGAACAACCAGGGGGGCTCGCTGTTCATTATATCGATGTCGGCCAAGGGTCCGCCGCGTATCTGGAATGGGACGGCTATTCAATGCTGATCGATGCCGGCGATTGGAACGCCAGTGATGTGCTGATGTATTTGGACAAACTGGAAGTCGAAAAAATTGATATCGCGGTCGGGACCCATCCGGACGCCGATCATATCGGCCAGTTGGCGCGCGTCATCGAAACTTACGAAGTCGGGGAAGTGTGGATGTCAGGAAACCCGAGTTCCTCCAATACGTTTATCCGGACGCTGGAAGCGGTCGATGAAGCCGGAATCCCATATGAAGAACCGCGGCGTGGGGACGAATACGAAATCGGGTTGCTGGAAATCGAAGTACTCCATCCCGAAGAATTGAGCGGCGATACAAATGGCGATTCGCTGTCGTTCCGCATCAGTTACGGGGAGACAGCATTCATCTTTACAGGCGATGCAGATATCCAGGCGGAGCAGGAAATGGTCGCCAGCAACTTGCCGCTGGAAGCGGATATTTTGTTGATGGGCCATCATGGCTCCAATACGTCCACGGACTTGGAATTTTTACAGGCAGTCGAACCCGATGTGGCGATTTACAGTGCGGGCATTGATAATCCATATGGACATCCTTACGCTGAAGTGCTGGCATCAGTGGAAAATGAAGGGGCGGAAGTGTATGGCACTGACGTCAATGGCACAATCGTCGTCGAGACGGATGGACAGGAATATAGCGTCGAAACTGACCGGGAAGGCATCGCCAAAGAAGGCAGCAACCGCTGTGTGGACATCAATGGAGCCTCAACTGCGGAGCTGTCGGAGCTGACAGGAATCGGAGAAGCATTGGCGGAAGCGATTATCGATGAGCGTCCGTTTGAAACGCTTGATGACTTGACGCGTGTCAGCGGCATCGGCGAAGGAAAACTTGCCGGATTGAAAGAACAGGGATTAGCTTGTGTAGGGGAGTGA
- a CDS encoding YkvI family membrane protein has translation MFKSIKMGSAFIGIIVGAGFASGQEILQYFTSFGMMGTVAAVIATALFAYLGMSLTRLGSRMRTTSHKEAIFGISGRLIGTIVDYIIILTLFGVGVVMIAGAGSIFSQQFGWSAALGSTVMAALIILTIMLNVQKVINIIGSITPFLILSVIALAAYSLTTMDGSFSALESIAKEQESAVGNWWLSAINYVSFNIAVGASMSIVMGGTEKDEKIAARGGLIGGLGLGILIILSHLAIFSKIDVVGTAEMPMLQIADDLSPALGVFMSVILFGMIYNTGVSMLFSFSARFVEMGTAKFRIFVIIVGVAAYILSFVGFTKLVNWFYPVVGYLGLFLVGALIYADIKKPKRQETRAEKVRHQST, from the coding sequence ATGTTTAAAAGTATCAAAATGGGGAGCGCCTTTATCGGAATCATTGTCGGTGCCGGTTTCGCTTCCGGGCAGGAAATCCTGCAGTATTTCACCAGCTTTGGAATGATGGGAACTGTGGCAGCAGTGATCGCCACCGCACTTTTCGCTTATCTCGGGATGAGCTTGACGCGCCTCGGTAGCCGCATGCGCACTACTTCCCATAAAGAAGCCATTTTCGGCATCAGTGGGCGATTGATCGGCACGATTGTCGATTACATCATCATTTTAACGCTATTCGGCGTCGGGGTCGTCATGATTGCCGGAGCCGGTTCGATTTTCTCTCAGCAGTTCGGCTGGTCAGCCGCTCTTGGCAGCACCGTAATGGCCGCTTTGATCATCTTGACGATCATGTTGAATGTCCAAAAAGTCATCAATATTATCGGAAGCATCACGCCGTTTCTGATTCTCTCAGTCATCGCGCTTGCTGCCTATAGTCTGACGACAATGGACGGTTCGTTTTCAGCGCTTGAATCCATCGCCAAAGAACAGGAATCCGCGGTTGGAAACTGGTGGCTGTCCGCCATCAACTACGTATCCTTCAATATCGCGGTCGGCGCTTCCATGTCCATCGTCATGGGCGGAACTGAAAAAGACGAAAAGATCGCGGCACGCGGCGGATTGATTGGCGGGCTTGGGCTCGGTATCCTGATCATCTTGAGCCATTTGGCGATCTTCTCGAAAATCGATGTTGTCGGCACGGCGGAAATGCCAATGCTGCAAATTGCGGATGACCTATCACCAGCACTTGGCGTCTTCATGTCGGTCATTTTGTTCGGCATGATCTATAACACCGGCGTCAGCATGCTGTTCTCGTTCTCTGCACGTTTTGTCGAAATGGGAACAGCGAAATTCCGCATATTCGTCATCATCGTCGGAGTCGCTGCATACATCCTGAGCTTTGTCGGCTTCACGAAACTCGTCAACTGGTTCTACCCGGTCGTCGGGTACCTCGGATTGTTCCTGGTCGGCGCATTGATCTATGCCGATATCAAGAAACCGAAACGACAAGAAACACGCGCAGAAAAAGTCAGACACCAAAGCACATAA
- a CDS encoding DUF3006 domain-containing protein, whose translation MRGVLDRFEDGGVAVIIAEQAGREFHVPLRYLPEGSRQGMWFTLSIESGRIVDIEADLTQTKERIGKAEELMARLRSKNTGSRFKRK comes from the coding sequence ATGAGGGGAGTATTGGATCGTTTTGAAGATGGCGGTGTGGCCGTCATCATCGCAGAACAAGCCGGGCGCGAATTCCATGTGCCGCTGCGCTATTTACCGGAAGGCAGCAGGCAGGGCATGTGGTTCACGCTGAGCATCGAATCGGGGCGCATCGTGGATATCGAAGCGGATCTCACGCAGACGAAGGAGCGCATAGGTAAAGCTGAAGAACTGATGGCGCGTTTACGCAGCAAAAACACAGGCAGCCGGTTCAAGCGAAAATGA
- a CDS encoding ATP-grasp domain-containing protein — protein sequence MTEKVYVIHENEEWTVHLFRRLEELGVPYEDWFTDTGSFDLTNEPPQGVFYNRMSASSHTRGHRFAPEMAEAKIAWLERYNRRVVNGSRALRLEVSKVNQYMALDAAGIKTPKTVAVSGKEQLLEAASAFEGESFITKHNRAGKGLGVRLFHSKEALEEYVGGDEFDESVDGITLLQQYIQSPEPFITRCEFVGGKFLYAVRVDTSEGFELCPADACRLEVLSCPANGASETRPKFQVIEGFDDPIIAKYERFFKENGIEVAGIEFIQNAEGELFTYDVNTNTNYNADAEAVAGKYGMLELAKYLEHQRQTLTTFAK from the coding sequence ATGACGGAGAAAGTTTACGTAATTCATGAAAACGAAGAATGGACAGTCCATTTATTCCGGCGCTTGGAAGAGCTCGGCGTGCCCTATGAAGACTGGTTTACCGACACTGGATCGTTCGATTTAACGAATGAGCCGCCGCAAGGGGTGTTCTATAACCGCATGAGCGCATCATCGCATACGAGAGGGCACCGGTTTGCGCCGGAAATGGCCGAAGCGAAAATCGCCTGGCTCGAGCGCTACAACCGGCGCGTCGTCAATGGCAGCCGCGCACTCCGGCTTGAAGTGAGCAAAGTGAACCAATACATGGCGCTTGACGCAGCCGGCATAAAGACGCCGAAAACGGTGGCGGTGAGCGGTAAGGAACAGCTTCTCGAAGCGGCGTCCGCTTTTGAGGGCGAATCATTCATCACGAAGCACAACCGCGCCGGAAAAGGGCTCGGCGTCCGATTGTTCCACTCGAAAGAAGCGCTGGAGGAATACGTGGGCGGCGATGAATTCGACGAATCCGTGGATGGCATCACTTTATTGCAGCAATACATCCAATCACCTGAGCCGTTCATCACGCGCTGTGAATTCGTCGGCGGCAAATTCCTATACGCGGTGCGTGTGGATACATCAGAAGGCTTTGAATTATGCCCGGCTGATGCATGCCGCCTTGAAGTCCTTTCTTGCCCAGCCAACGGGGCATCGGAAACGCGCCCGAAATTCCAGGTCATCGAAGGCTTCGATGATCCCATTATCGCCAAGTACGAACGTTTCTTTAAAGAAAACGGGATCGAAGTGGCGGGCATCGAATTTATCCAAAATGCCGAGGGCGAGCTATTTACTTACGATGTCAACACCAACACAAATTACAATGCCGATGCGGAAGCCGTGGCTGGCAAATACGGCATGCTGGAACTGGCGAAGTATTTGGAGCATCAGCGGCAAACCCTCACGACTTTTGCTAAGTAA
- a CDS encoding general stress protein, with protein MVIKLSVENAVQAKAEIEKLESQGFTHDDIYIFAHDPKRTKDITKALDTESVGMKEQGFLDSMKNMTSSRGDELRAKLEAAGLTKQEADEYEEVLDTGKLVIVANKDH; from the coding sequence TTGGTAATTAAACTATCAGTTGAAAACGCAGTACAAGCAAAAGCAGAAATTGAAAAGCTTGAGTCACAAGGGTTCACGCATGACGACATCTATATTTTCGCTCATGACCCGAAACGCACGAAAGACATCACAAAAGCACTTGATACAGAGTCGGTTGGCATGAAAGAACAAGGCTTCCTCGACAGCATGAAAAACATGACTTCTTCCCGCGGCGATGAATTGCGCGCAAAATTAGAAGCAGCTGGACTTACAAAACAAGAAGCTGACGAGTACGAAGAAGTGCTCGACACAGGCAAATTGGTTATTGTAGCCAATAAAGACCATTAA
- a CDS encoding GNAT family N-acetyltransferase: MDFQHQDNRIAMLDGSEEVGFVSYVENGDVLTVDHTEVAPQLSGQGMGKELVGKMVEHARNEGKSVDPQCPYAKKVIEGTEEFQDVLVK, from the coding sequence ATGGATTTTCAACATCAAGACAACCGGATTGCCATGCTCGACGGTTCAGAAGAAGTCGGTTTTGTCAGCTACGTCGAAAACGGTGACGTGCTGACGGTTGACCACACTGAAGTAGCCCCGCAGCTTAGCGGGCAAGGCATGGGCAAAGAACTGGTCGGCAAAATGGTCGAGCACGCAAGAAACGAAGGCAAATCAGTGGACCCGCAATGCCCATACGCCAAAAAAGTGATCGAAGGCACAGAAGAATTCCAGGACGTCCTGGTGAAATAA
- a CDS encoding DUF3219 family protein, protein MSEIIQLNGRPIETDQLELHSLADGRRHISCDFKVTSDAYHDIAVLLYEMNFRVALPAKGQEFDAAISNYFTDTTNLYKGNEVADYHLELTELTST, encoded by the coding sequence ATGAGCGAAATCATTCAATTGAACGGCCGCCCAATCGAAACAGACCAGCTTGAACTTCACAGCTTAGCGGATGGCCGCAGACACATCTCCTGTGACTTCAAAGTGACAAGCGATGCCTACCATGACATTGCCGTGCTATTATATGAGATGAATTTCCGCGTCGCTTTGCCGGCTAAAGGCCAGGAATTCGACGCTGCCATTTCCAATTACTTTACCGATACGACCAATCTCTATAAAGGCAATGAAGTAGCGGACTATCATCTGGAACTGACCGAACTCACATCCACTTAA
- a CDS encoding MBL fold metallo-hydrolase, giving the protein MKITPIGIWGGYPNKNEATCAYLIEQDGYRCLLDCGSGVVAAVQNYTELKDIDAVVISHYHPDHVADIGVLQHAAMVGMQLKEWDVPLPIFAHDKDEQGFAALSYKGVTEGRAIQVGDTLELGPFQVTFCETDHPVYCLAMRFTNGERSAVFTADTAWKDELVPFAESADLLVAESNLYEKYLGIIQGHMSGSQAGTLASSASAKQLLLTHLPQYGELSEILAEAKKTYGGDVSFAEIGKSYQL; this is encoded by the coding sequence ATGAAGATTACGCCAATCGGGATTTGGGGCGGCTACCCGAATAAAAACGAAGCGACCTGCGCTTATTTGATCGAACAGGACGGCTACCGCTGCTTGCTCGACTGCGGCAGCGGAGTGGTCGCGGCGGTGCAGAATTATACGGAACTGAAAGACATCGATGCGGTCGTCATCAGCCATTATCACCCGGACCATGTGGCGGATATTGGCGTCTTGCAGCATGCGGCGATGGTCGGGATGCAATTGAAGGAATGGGATGTGCCGTTGCCGATATTTGCGCATGATAAAGATGAGCAAGGATTTGCTGCATTGTCCTATAAAGGCGTAACGGAAGGCCGCGCGATCCAAGTGGGCGACACGCTCGAACTCGGGCCGTTCCAAGTGACCTTCTGTGAGACGGATCATCCTGTCTACTGCCTGGCGATGCGCTTTACGAACGGAGAGCGGTCAGCGGTCTTCACGGCCGATACGGCATGGAAAGATGAACTCGTGCCGTTTGCAGAATCAGCTGACCTGCTCGTTGCAGAGTCGAATTTATACGAAAAATACCTCGGCATCATCCAAGGCCATATGAGCGGCAGCCAGGCAGGAACACTCGCCTCGTCCGCTTCGGCCAAACAGCTGTTGCTGACCCATCTGCCGCAATACGGGGAACTATCCGAAATCCTCGCAGAAGCGAAGAAAACCTACGGCGGCGATGTGTCATTCGCTGAAATCGGCAAAAGCTATCAATTGTAA
- a CDS encoding purine/pyrimidine permease, translated as MTKNLAGGFQWAIFLIASSIAAPIAIANIFGMDTADTALFLQRTIFVLGIACLIQAFIGHRLPINEGPAGLWWGVFIVYAGLVGVLYSTAEESLQVLQSGLFYSGILFIVFAVMGVVDKLKQFFTPTVTFVYLLLLVLQISESIMKGLFGIASEGDLMDVWVLLAAIAVILITFYFMFHRSAFISRYSVLLSVAFGWLLFWAIGKAPSIPKADGAWVTFPDMLVFGPLVFDGGMLVTTLFLTVLLIANMMASVHVMESLLKNAFLIQTEDRMKQASVASGLNHLLAGLFSSVGPVPISGAAGFVSATRTPGLRPFIVGGVIVTGISLFPQLMAVLAALPAPVAYAVIFAIFSKMVEMAFNALEAEENSKRAYKVAAFGLMTGVGLMFIPTESMAGLPSAVAAILSNGLITGTIIAILIEQVMMRFVRVK; from the coding sequence ATGACAAAAAATTTAGCGGGCGGCTTTCAATGGGCGATTTTCCTTATCGCTTCATCCATTGCAGCCCCCATCGCCATCGCAAACATCTTCGGCATGGACACTGCCGATACCGCGCTGTTCTTGCAGCGCACCATTTTCGTCCTCGGTATCGCTTGCCTGATCCAAGCCTTTATCGGCCATCGCTTGCCGATCAATGAAGGGCCGGCTGGCTTATGGTGGGGCGTGTTTATCGTCTACGCCGGGCTTGTCGGCGTATTGTATTCAACTGCCGAGGAATCGTTGCAAGTGCTGCAAAGCGGTTTGTTTTATAGCGGTATATTATTCATTGTTTTCGCCGTGATGGGAGTGGTCGATAAGCTGAAACAGTTTTTCACTCCGACGGTCACCTTTGTCTATTTGCTGCTGCTCGTGCTGCAGATCAGCGAATCGATCATGAAAGGCCTGTTCGGCATTGCGTCGGAAGGAGATTTAATGGATGTGTGGGTGCTGCTGGCAGCAATTGCCGTCATCCTGATCACTTTCTATTTCATGTTCCACCGTTCAGCGTTCATCAGCCGCTATTCAGTACTTCTTTCCGTCGCTTTTGGCTGGCTGTTGTTTTGGGCTATCGGCAAAGCGCCAAGTATTCCAAAGGCTGATGGGGCATGGGTAACATTCCCGGATATGCTGGTCTTTGGCCCGCTCGTCTTTGACGGAGGGATGCTTGTTACGACCTTGTTCCTGACCGTCTTGCTTATCGCCAACATGATGGCTTCGGTCCATGTGATGGAAAGCTTGCTGAAAAATGCCTTTTTGATCCAGACAGAAGATCGCATGAAGCAAGCTTCTGTTGCATCCGGCTTGAACCATCTGCTTGCAGGGCTGTTTTCTTCTGTCGGCCCTGTGCCGATTTCCGGTGCAGCGGGATTTGTCAGCGCGACAAGGACTCCGGGACTGCGCCCGTTTATCGTTGGCGGTGTCATCGTCACGGGCATCAGTTTGTTTCCGCAATTGATGGCCGTGCTCGCTGCCTTGCCGGCTCCGGTTGCCTATGCCGTCATCTTTGCGATTTTCTCCAAAATGGTGGAAATGGCTTTCAACGCGCTTGAAGCGGAAGAAAATAGTAAACGAGCTTACAAAGTAGCGGCTTTCGGCCTCATGACAGGGGTCGGTTTGATGTTCATCCCGACGGAAAGCATGGCAGGGTTGCCGTCAGCTGTCGCTGCTATTTTATCAAATGGCCTGATAACAGGGACCATCATTGCCATCCTTATTGAACAAGTAATGATGCGGTTCGTGCGGGTAAAATAA
- the pepF gene encoding oligoendopeptidase F, with translation MVKSLPPRSEISIEETWNLESLMASPEAFDAALEEIDQETAAYAEKFQGQITDAQSALEALEAYLTIAEKLVAPGTYASLSYSTDQTDTKAQMRAGKYSAFSAKIGSRLAFVTSELLELPEDTLKQAMSESKEFEGYLKKLLRKKSHQLHPAAEKALASYSSVFQAPYELYNTTKMVDMDFPDFEAGGKSHPLSYVSFEGDWEAETDTELRRAAFKAFSDKLRDYQHTTAKTYDMQLQTEKTTADLRGYEDIFEYLLFNQEVDRALYDRQIDLIQTELAPHMRKYARLLQKAHGLDKMTFADLKISLDPEYDPEITVEESKQYINDALGIMGTDYLHMVERSYDERWIDFAQNKGKSTGAFCASPYGDHPYILISWTGRMNEVFVLAHELGHAGHFYHANREQNLFNARPSLYFIEAPSTMNEMLVANHLLKNSEDPKFKRWVISSIVARTYYHNFVTHLLEAAYQREVYKKIDAGENVNAGVLNALKRGVLEEFWGDDVEVTEGAELTWMRQPHYYMGLYPYTYSAGLTISTQVSKRILSEGQPAVDEWIGVLNAGGTKTPVELSKMAGVDITTEQPLRNTIAYIGELIDELERLTEEIEQQN, from the coding sequence TTGGTTAAAAGTTTACCGCCACGTTCAGAAATATCTATAGAAGAAACATGGAATTTAGAAAGCTTGATGGCAAGCCCCGAAGCATTCGATGCCGCTCTCGAGGAGATTGACCAGGAGACAGCAGCCTATGCCGAGAAGTTCCAAGGCCAGATCACCGACGCCCAGTCGGCACTGGAAGCACTTGAGGCGTATCTCACGATTGCCGAAAAACTGGTTGCTCCGGGCACTTATGCGAGCCTGTCCTACAGCACAGATCAAACCGATACGAAAGCCCAGATGCGCGCCGGAAAATACAGCGCATTCTCCGCAAAGATCGGCAGCCGCCTCGCTTTTGTGACGAGCGAACTGCTGGAATTGCCGGAAGACACGCTGAAACAGGCGATGTCGGAATCCAAGGAGTTTGAAGGCTATTTAAAGAAATTGCTGCGCAAAAAATCGCATCAATTGCATCCGGCCGCCGAAAAAGCATTGGCTTCCTACTCCTCTGTCTTCCAAGCTCCTTATGAGCTATACAATACGACGAAAATGGTTGATATGGATTTCCCGGATTTTGAAGCAGGCGGCAAATCCCATCCGCTCAGCTATGTGTCGTTCGAAGGTGACTGGGAAGCGGAAACCGATACCGAGCTGCGCCGCGCCGCATTCAAGGCGTTTTCCGATAAACTGCGCGATTACCAGCACACGACGGCCAAAACTTATGATATGCAATTACAGACCGAAAAAACGACTGCCGATTTGCGCGGTTATGAGGATATTTTCGAGTACCTGCTATTCAACCAGGAAGTCGACCGCGCGCTTTATGACCGCCAAATCGATTTAATCCAGACGGAACTGGCGCCGCATATGCGCAAATACGCACGCCTGCTTCAAAAAGCGCACGGTTTGGACAAAATGACCTTTGCGGATTTGAAGATTTCCTTGGATCCGGAATACGACCCGGAAATCACGGTCGAGGAGTCGAAACAATATATCAATGATGCGCTCGGCATTATGGGAACGGATTATTTGCATATGGTGGAACGGTCGTACGATGAACGCTGGATCGATTTTGCCCAGAACAAAGGTAAGTCGACAGGCGCATTCTGCGCGAGCCCTTACGGCGATCATCCGTATATCTTGATTTCCTGGACCGGCCGCATGAACGAAGTATTCGTGTTGGCGCATGAACTCGGGCACGCAGGTCATTTCTATCACGCGAACCGCGAACAGAACCTATTCAACGCGCGCCCTTCACTGTACTTTATCGAAGCGCCATCGACGATGAATGAAATGCTTGTGGCGAATCATTTGCTGAAGAATTCCGAAGACCCGAAATTCAAGCGTTGGGTCATTTCATCGATTGTGGCCAGAACCTATTACCATAACTTCGTCACCCATTTGCTCGAAGCGGCCTACCAGCGCGAAGTGTATAAAAAGATCGATGCCGGAGAAAACGTCAACGCCGGTGTACTTAATGCACTGAAACGCGGCGTACTCGAAGAATTCTGGGGAGACGATGTCGAAGTCACAGAAGGCGCGGAATTGACGTGGATGCGCCAGCCGCATTATTATATGGGTCTCTACCCATACACTTACAGCGCCGGGCTAACGATCTCCACGCAAGTGTCGAAGCGCATCTTGTCGGAAGGCCAGCCAGCCGTCGATGAATGGATTGGCGTATTGAACGCAGGCGGAACGAAAACCCCTGTCGAATTGTCCAAGATGGCCGGCGTCGACATTACGACCGAGCAGCCGCTTCGTAACACGATTGCCTATATCGGCGAATTGATCGACGAACTAGAACGCTTGACCGAAGAAATCGAACAGCAAAATTAA
- a CDS encoding LLM class flavin-dependent oxidoreductase yields MTQQSKELALSILDLVPVRQGYPMQQAFEDMKNLARHAEQLGYKRFWLSEHHNTPTLASSATSILISKVLEATDTIEVGSGGIMLPNHTPLVVAEQFGTLETMHPGRVNLGLGRAPGTDMQTARALRRTTQETAFQFPEDVEELQRYLGPLEVQESVKAYPGVETEVPLFILGSSTSSAVLAAKLGLPYAFAAHFAPQQLESAVAIYRSRFEPSDTLSEPYVIACVNVVGADSVEEAEQLSTSSDQFYLNVVRGTKNPLMPPVDTMDGRWSYAEEAMVKSMARYTFKGNAEQLGEQIGRFAGELPIDELMAVSYIYDQDKRVRSYEILKQAVSNAVRLP; encoded by the coding sequence ATGACACAACAATCAAAAGAGCTTGCGCTTTCCATCCTGGACCTGGTTCCAGTGCGCCAAGGCTATCCGATGCAACAAGCATTCGAAGATATGAAAAACCTCGCACGCCATGCCGAACAGCTCGGCTATAAACGGTTTTGGCTGTCCGAGCATCACAATACACCGACGCTCGCGAGTTCCGCGACGTCGATTCTCATTTCCAAAGTGCTCGAAGCGACCGATACGATCGAAGTGGGCTCCGGCGGCATCATGCTGCCGAACCACACGCCGCTTGTCGTCGCCGAACAATTCGGCACGCTTGAGACGATGCATCCGGGACGCGTCAATCTCGGTCTCGGCCGCGCACCGGGCACTGATATGCAAACAGCCCGCGCACTTCGCCGGACGACACAGGAAACCGCGTTCCAATTTCCTGAAGATGTCGAAGAGCTGCAGCGCTACCTGGGGCCGCTCGAGGTGCAGGAATCCGTGAAAGCCTATCCAGGCGTAGAGACGGAAGTGCCGTTATTCATTCTCGGCTCGAGCACATCGAGTGCGGTGCTTGCGGCGAAGCTCGGCTTGCCGTATGCGTTTGCGGCGCATTTCGCCCCGCAGCAGCTGGAGTCGGCAGTCGCCATCTACCGCAGCCGCTTCGAGCCTTCCGATACATTGTCAGAGCCGTACGTCATCGCTTGCGTGAATGTGGTCGGTGCCGATAGTGTGGAAGAAGCGGAGCAGCTTTCGACGTCGAGCGACCAGTTTTACTTGAACGTCGTCCGTGGCACGAAAAACCCATTGATGCCGCCTGTCGATACGATGGACGGCCGCTGGAGCTATGCAGAAGAAGCGATGGTCAAATCGATGGCGCGCTATACATTCAAGGGGAATGCCGAACAACTGGGAGAACAAATCGGCCGTTTTGCCGGTGAGTTGCCAATCGATGAATTGATGGCTGTTTCCTATATTTATGATCAGGACAAGCGGGTGCGTTCTTACGAAATCCTGAAACAAGCGGTATCGAATGCTGTCCGATTGCCATGA
- a CDS encoding PaaI family thioesterase, translating to MSETVEHAIQDEYGKDFAWCYGCGRLNEDGLHLRTGWDGEETVTFYEPRKEHTAIPGFVYGGLLASLVDCHGTGSASLALHRKNGHEPGSGEEPPRFVTGSLHVDFLKPTPQGKTLKAVGKVEEIHPKKFKVNVEVFAGDVKVANGEVVAVLMPSTFTS from the coding sequence TTGAGTGAAACGGTAGAACATGCAATTCAAGATGAGTATGGAAAAGATTTTGCCTGGTGCTACGGATGCGGCCGCCTGAACGAAGATGGGCTTCACCTCCGGACGGGATGGGATGGCGAAGAAACCGTGACCTTCTACGAACCGCGGAAAGAACATACAGCAATTCCCGGATTTGTCTACGGGGGCTTATTGGCGTCGCTTGTGGATTGCCATGGCACGGGATCCGCGTCGCTCGCCCTTCACCGTAAAAATGGGCATGAGCCTGGCAGCGGGGAAGAGCCGCCGCGCTTCGTGACAGGTTCATTGCATGTCGATTTCCTGAAGCCAACACCTCAAGGCAAGACCTTAAAAGCGGTAGGAAAAGTCGAAGAGATCCATCCGAAAAAATTCAAAGTGAATGTGGAAGTGTTTGCAGGAGATGTAAAAGTCGCAAACGGCGAAGTGGTTGCCGTGTTGATGCCATCGACTTTCACATCTTGA